The DNA segment CATGGAATACGTTTCGGGCGGCACGCTCGAACCATTCTGCAGCCCGAGCACCCTGCTGCCGGTGGACCGCCTGGTGGAGATCATCTTCAAGTGCACCCGCGCGCTCGACTATGCCTTCCGCGCCGGCATCACCCACCGCGACATCAAGCCGGCGAACATTCTGCTGGTCAGCTCCGGCGACAGCGCCGAACGCAGCAGTGGCGACATCAAGATCTCCGATTTCGGCGCGGCGATGATGACCAGCGGCGAGCAAACGCGCACGCAGGTATCGGGCGTCGGCTCGCCGGCCTACATGTCGCCGCAGCAGGTGCGCGACATGACGCTCAATCACCAGACGGACATCTACTCGCTGGGCGTGGTGATGTACCAGTTGCTGACCGGGCGGCTGCCGTTCCAGTCGACCTCCAACTACGGCATGATCTACCAGATCTGCAACACCGATCCACCGCCGCCCTCCACCTTCCGCTCGGACATGCCGACCAGCCTCGATGCCGTGGTCGCGCGCGCCATGCAGAAGGAGATCGAAGCGCGCTACCAGAGCTGGGAAGAGTTCTCCCACGACCTGGCTCAATCCTTCCGCAACAAGCAGCTTTCGGCACAACGCCAGGCATTTCCCGACAGCGAAAAATTCGAGGCGCTGCGGGCGCTGCGCTTCTTCAATGAATTCTCCGACGTCGACCTGTGGGAAGTCGTGCGCTTCTCGCGCTGGGACGAAGTTGCCGCCGGCACGGTGATCATGAGGGACGGCGAACGGGGCGACTTCTTCGCGTTCCTGCTTGACGGCGAACTGATGGTCTCGAAGAGCGGACATTCCCTCGGCACGCTGGCCGCCGGCGAATGCTTCGGCGAAATGGCCATCATTCGCCGCGGCCAGCATACCCGGGGCGCCGACGTCGTCGCACAGACCGGAACCCGGGTCGTCACCATTTCGGCGCAAGCGCTGCAGCATGCCTCGGACGTATGCCGGATGCACTTCTACCAGGGCTTTCTCGACGTCATTGCCGGCCGCCTGGCCGACGCCAACGCCCGCCTGGCATCGCTTTGACATCGGGGTTGGGCGCCGTCGAAGTTGATGCCATTGCGGCGGCGATTGCCAAGCGCAGCGGAACCTCCTTCACCCCTTCATCGGTCAGCCCGGTCGGCGGCGGCTCGATTCATCGCGCTTGGCATCTCACAGACGGCGTCCGCCACTATTTTGTAAAAGTCGGCGCTGGCGGGACGGCGCCGATGTTCGCCGCCGAAGCGCTGGCGCTGCAAACGATTTCGCATGCCGCCGTAGTGCGGACGCCGACTGTCGTCGCCATGGAGAGCACGGAAACCCTGGCGTTCCTGGTGCTGGAACATCTTGAACTGGCCGCGCTGGATCAGCCAGGCGGAGCCCGGCTCGGCAGCGCCCTGGCGCAACTGCATCGCATCACCGGCGACGCCTTCGGCTGGGACGGGGACAATTTCATCGGCGCCACGCCGCAGATCAATACACCCCATCGCAGCTGGCCGCATTTCTTCGGCGAACGCCGCCTGCGACCGCAACTGCAACTCGCGCTG comes from the Sulfuritalea hydrogenivorans sk43H genome and includes:
- a CDS encoding serine/threonine-protein kinase, with product MAIPERIGKYEIRKKLGEGATSIVYLGYDPFAEREVAVKAIFPEVLRDKERGRLYRHLLMTEASLAGKLMHPHIVQIFDAVLDEEQSYIVMEYVSGGTLEPFCSPSTLLPVDRLVEIIFKCTRALDYAFRAGITHRDIKPANILLVSSGDSAERSSGDIKISDFGAAMMTSGEQTRTQVSGVGSPAYMSPQQVRDMTLNHQTDIYSLGVVMYQLLTGRLPFQSTSNYGMIYQICNTDPPPPSTFRSDMPTSLDAVVARAMQKEIEARYQSWEEFSHDLAQSFRNKQLSAQRQAFPDSEKFEALRALRFFNEFSDVDLWEVVRFSRWDEVAAGTVIMRDGERGDFFAFLLDGELMVSKSGHSLGTLAAGECFGEMAIIRRGQHTRGADVVAQTGTRVVTISAQALQHASDVCRMHFYQGFLDVIAGRLADANARLASL
- a CDS encoding fructosamine kinase family protein, with amino-acid sequence MGAVEVDAIAAAIAKRSGTSFTPSSVSPVGGGSIHRAWHLTDGVRHYFVKVGAGGTAPMFAAEALALQTISHAAVVRTPTVVAMESTETLAFLVLEHLELAALDQPGGARLGSALAQLHRITGDAFGWDGDNFIGATPQINTPHRSWPHFFGERRLRPQLQLALQNGMDKALVAKGDAIIERIGGLFISYQPLPSLLHGDLWSGNAAQCDDAPVIFDPASYYGDRETDIAMAELFGGFPTSFFAAYRTAWPLDSGYEARKPLYNLYHILNHFNLFGSAYLGQAQRMIERLLKELRR